From Gammaproteobacteria bacterium, the proteins below share one genomic window:
- a CDS encoding nuclear transport factor 2 family protein produces MTEIEAIELSRAYVALSNAHRVELILPLFSDAAVYTSSALGEFAGPSAIGKMMQEFFNIYPDAFWLAENFRCDSNRVTFDFSLQANAAISGEHLQRQGIERIEFDDQGLISKLEVKAS; encoded by the coding sequence ATGACCGAGATCGAGGCAATAGAGCTCTCCAGGGCGTACGTTGCGCTTTCCAATGCACACCGGGTCGAGTTGATATTGCCCTTGTTTTCGGATGCAGCGGTTTATACCTCCTCTGCGCTGGGCGAGTTCGCCGGACCGAGTGCGATCGGGAAAATGATGCAGGAATTTTTTAACATTTACCCGGACGCATTCTGGCTCGCAGAAAATTTCCGTTGTGACTCAAACCGCGTGACATTCGATTTCAGCCTGCAGGCAAACGCCGCGATATCAGGCGAACACCTGCAGCGACAGGGAATAGAACGCATCGAGTTCGATGACCAGGGATTGATCAGTAAACTGGAGGTTAAAGCATCCTAG
- a CDS encoding flavodoxin family protein: protein MTTANKILVINGSYRDDGITDQAVAVAIAALHESGAQTEIVNLREYPIEFCLNCRECTQQPGAAPGKCVLDDGMHDLIDKIEAAQGFILAAPTNFGSVTAIFKRFMERLVAYAYWPWDKPFPKFRKAGAVHKRAMLISSSAAPALMGRWLFGSSKQLRMAAQTIGAKPVGTLFTGMISKDKHQQLPQKTVDKTRAMVAKLLAAR, encoded by the coding sequence ATGACGACGGCTAACAAAATTCTGGTGATTAATGGTTCCTATCGCGACGATGGCATTACCGACCAGGCGGTTGCGGTAGCGATCGCGGCCTTGCACGAGTCGGGTGCACAAACCGAGATTGTTAACCTGCGCGAATACCCGATAGAGTTTTGCCTGAATTGCCGTGAATGTACCCAGCAACCCGGTGCTGCGCCGGGGAAATGTGTGCTCGATGACGGTATGCATGACCTGATCGATAAAATCGAGGCTGCGCAGGGATTCATCCTGGCAGCGCCTACCAACTTCGGCTCGGTAACGGCAATATTCAAACGCTTCATGGAGCGCCTGGTGGCCTATGCCTACTGGCCGTGGGATAAGCCCTTCCCCAAATTTCGAAAAGCCGGGGCGGTGCACAAGAGAGCGATGTTGATTTCATCCAGCGCCGCACCCGCGTTGATGGGGCGGTGGCTATTCGGTTCCAGCAAGCAGCTCCGAATGGCCGCACAAACCATCGGCGCGAAGCCGGTAGGGACATTGTTTACCGGGATGATCAGTAAGGACAAGCACCAGCAGTTACCGCAAAAGACTGTCGATAAGACCAGGGCAATGGTGGCAAAGCTGCTGGCTGCCCGGTAG
- the nhaA gene encoding Na+/H+ antiporter NhaA, giving the protein MNITVDNATSPIVNTVRDFMKLESAGGILLLIAAVVALIVANSPLAVFYSELLDTTVAVQVGALSINKPLLLWINDGLMAVFFFLIGLEIKREIMEGELSSFSQIILPGMGALGGMIVPAVIYAWMNWGDSVALDGWAIPVATDIAFALALLGVFGSRVPIALKVFLLTLAIFDDLAAIVIIALFYSGDLALSSLLVAIVALAIGITMNRLGVTRTSSYILLGIVLWIAVLKSGVHATLAGVLIAFCVPMRDRQGQSPLCKLEHDLHGPVAFAILPIFAFANAGLSLAGMSMADLAHPVTLGVILGLLLGKPLGILGFVGLAVVLRLVQLPSNISWMQILGVAFACGIGFTMSLFIAGLAFEHGSGDYFSGDRLGILVGSILSALVAYVLLQLSLPESANED; this is encoded by the coding sequence ATGAATATTACCGTAGATAATGCGACCTCGCCGATCGTGAATACCGTCCGCGACTTTATGAAGCTGGAATCGGCCGGCGGTATCCTGCTGTTGATCGCGGCCGTTGTCGCGCTGATCGTCGCCAATTCCCCGCTAGCCGTTTTCTATAGCGAGCTTCTGGATACCACGGTGGCGGTGCAGGTTGGCGCGCTGTCGATTAACAAGCCGCTGTTGCTGTGGATTAACGATGGTTTAATGGCCGTATTCTTCTTCCTGATCGGGCTCGAGATCAAGCGCGAGATCATGGAAGGGGAACTGTCATCGTTCTCGCAGATCATCCTGCCGGGCATGGGTGCACTCGGCGGTATGATTGTGCCTGCCGTGATCTACGCCTGGATGAATTGGGGCGATTCGGTTGCGCTCGACGGGTGGGCAATTCCGGTCGCTACCGATATTGCGTTTGCGCTGGCATTACTCGGCGTCTTTGGTAGCCGCGTGCCAATCGCACTCAAGGTTTTCCTGCTGACGCTGGCGATTTTCGACGACCTCGCGGCCATTGTCATTATCGCGTTATTTTATTCTGGTGACCTGGCATTATCATCATTGCTGGTGGCCATTGTGGCGCTGGCTATCGGCATCACCATGAACCGTTTGGGCGTGACCCGGACCTCGAGTTATATACTGCTCGGCATCGTGCTCTGGATTGCGGTATTGAAATCAGGCGTTCATGCAACATTGGCCGGGGTGCTGATTGCTTTTTGCGTACCCATGCGCGATCGACAGGGGCAATCACCATTGTGCAAACTTGAACACGATTTGCATGGCCCGGTGGCGTTTGCCATCTTGCCGATCTTTGCATTTGCCAATGCGGGATTATCGCTCGCCGGCATGTCGATGGCCGACCTGGCACACCCGGTTACGCTGGGCGTGATTCTGGGCTTGCTCCTCGGTAAACCCCTCGGCATTCTGGGTTTCGTCGGGCTTGCAGTCGTGCTGCGCCTGGTTCAATTGCCGAGTAATATCAGCTGGATGCAAATTCTCGGTGTCGCCTTTGCCTGTGGTATCGGTTTTACCATGAGCCTTTTTATCGCAGGCCTGGCGTTTGAACATGGCAGCGGTGACTATTTTAGCGGGGATCGACTCGGTATCCTGGTGGGCTCGATTCTGTCGGCCCTGGTGGCTTACGTACTGTTGCAGCTGAGCCTGCCTGAATCTGCAAACGAGGATTGA
- a CDS encoding acyl--CoA ligase, which produces MTLERLIEHHARYRADHLAVIFADQRLSWSAFNGRVNQLANALQERDIGKDDKVATALPNSMELLVIYWATISVGAVLVPLSPLLNAGGLVNLLNNADVELLFLTPELMDKIESRLDAIEHIPTENYIRVSAREAENTDYPAFIAGHSDNPPAYPEMRQDDLFNIVYSSGTTGLPKGIMHSHLVRSHYGSHFAASFRMTPESVVLHTGSIVFNGAFVTLMPCFFLGARYILHPHFDVEAMIETVHREQVTHIMMVPAQIIALLQSPNFSAQTMQSLEMLLTIGAPLQQNYKQAVNALIPGRFYELYGLTEGFVTILDRNDFNQQSGSVGCPPPGYDIRIVGNDGQDLGPGKIGEIVGRGPALSSGYYKQPQLTRETFRDGWLYSGDLGYLDENGFLYLAGRKKELIISGGVNVYPQDIEEIASAHEQVLEVAVFGIESEKWGETPIAAVVLQADAKLDADALREWINSRVEARFQKVSDVLVVDQMPRNVAGKTLKNELRDHYLENRK; this is translated from the coding sequence ATCACTCTTGAAAGGCTAATCGAGCATCATGCGCGTTATCGCGCTGATCACCTGGCGGTAATATTTGCCGACCAGCGGCTGAGCTGGTCAGCTTTCAACGGGCGCGTCAATCAGCTGGCCAACGCATTGCAGGAACGGGACATTGGCAAGGATGACAAGGTGGCAACCGCGCTACCCAACAGCATGGAATTGTTGGTTATTTACTGGGCCACGATCTCCGTCGGTGCGGTCCTGGTACCGCTGAGTCCGTTGCTAAACGCGGGCGGCTTAGTCAACCTGCTCAATAATGCCGACGTCGAGCTGCTATTTTTAACGCCTGAGTTGATGGACAAAATCGAATCTCGGCTTGACGCAATCGAACACATCCCCACAGAAAATTACATTCGGGTCAGCGCCAGAGAAGCCGAAAATACGGACTATCCCGCTTTCATAGCTGGCCATTCCGACAATCCGCCCGCCTACCCGGAAATGCGGCAGGATGACCTGTTCAATATTGTCTACAGCAGCGGTACGACCGGCTTACCCAAGGGGATCATGCACAGTCACCTGGTGCGCTCACATTACGGCAGCCACTTCGCGGCATCGTTTCGCATGACACCCGAAAGCGTGGTACTGCATACCGGTTCAATTGTTTTCAACGGTGCTTTTGTCACGCTGATGCCCTGCTTTTTTCTCGGCGCACGCTATATCCTGCACCCGCATTTTGACGTCGAGGCGATGATCGAAACCGTGCACCGCGAGCAGGTCACCCACATCATGATGGTACCGGCACAAATCATCGCGCTGTTGCAGAGTCCAAATTTCAGCGCACAAACCATGCAGTCGCTGGAAATGCTGCTAACCATCGGCGCACCATTACAGCAAAATTACAAGCAGGCGGTGAACGCGTTGATACCCGGTCGTTTTTACGAACTCTACGGGCTGACCGAGGGTTTCGTTACGATCCTGGACCGCAACGATTTCAACCAGCAATCGGGCTCGGTCGGATGTCCGCCACCGGGTTACGATATTCGTATCGTCGGTAACGACGGCCAGGATCTGGGTCCCGGCAAAATCGGCGAAATCGTCGGCCGCGGCCCGGCGCTGTCGTCGGGTTATTACAAACAACCGCAACTGACCCGCGAAACCTTCCGCGATGGCTGGTTATATAGTGGCGATCTCGGTTACCTCGACGAAAATGGATTTCTGTACCTCGCGGGCAGAAAAAAGGAATTGATCATTTCCGGTGGTGTTAACGTCTACCCACAGGACATCGAGGAAATCGCCAGCGCCCACGAACAGGTTCTGGAAGTCGCGGTTTTCGGCATCGAATCCGAAAAATGGGGCGAAACCCCGATTGCCGCGGTCGTATTGCAGGCAGATGCTAAACTCGACGCGGATGCCTTGCGGGAATGGATCAACAGCCGGGTCGAAGCGCGTTTCCAGAAAGTCTCGGATGTGCTGGTTGTTGACCAGATGCCGCGTAACGTCGCCGGCAAAACCCTTAAAAACGAACTCAGGGACCACTATCTTGAAAATCGAAAATAA
- a CDS encoding SDR family oxidoreductase gives MKIENNTFVITGAAQGLGESISITLARQGAKLALLDVNAERLDETLVACKREGTADSYAFTCDVADETSVRRCFASIEEHLGPITGLVNNAGILRDGMLIKVKDGEIVERLSLEQWQQVIDINLTGVFLCGREAATSMIRNEKGGVIINISSISRAGNIGQSNYAAAKAGVAALTTTWARELARYKIRSAAIAPGVFETEMVASLKPEAHERITSAVPLNRTGSVEELAHAVQFIIENDYFSGRIVELDGGLRL, from the coding sequence TTGAAAATCGAAAATAATACCTTTGTTATCACCGGGGCCGCACAGGGACTCGGTGAATCGATCAGTATCACACTCGCCAGACAGGGCGCAAAACTCGCCCTGCTCGATGTTAACGCCGAGCGTCTCGATGAGACGCTCGTTGCGTGCAAGCGTGAAGGTACCGCCGACAGTTACGCGTTTACCTGCGATGTTGCAGACGAGACCAGCGTGCGGCGTTGTTTTGCTTCGATCGAGGAACACCTCGGGCCGATCACCGGCCTCGTCAATAATGCCGGCATCCTGCGCGACGGCATGCTGATCAAGGTCAAGGATGGCGAGATCGTCGAACGCCTGTCACTGGAGCAGTGGCAGCAGGTCATCGATATCAATCTGACCGGCGTGTTCCTGTGCGGTCGCGAAGCCGCGACCAGCATGATCCGCAATGAAAAAGGCGGCGTCATCATCAATATTTCCAGCATTAGCCGGGCCGGCAATATCGGGCAATCGAACTACGCCGCCGCCAAGGCCGGCGTAGCTGCACTTACCACCACCTGGGCGCGAGAACTGGCGCGCTATAAAATTCGCAGCGCGGCAATCGCACCGGGCGTATTCGAAACCGAGATGGTAGCCTCGTTGAAACCGGAAGCACATGAACGCATCACCAGCGCGGTGCCACTGAATCGCACCGGCAGCGTCGAGGAACTCGCGCACGCGGTCCAGTTCATCATAGAAAACGATTACTTCAGTGGTCGCATCGTCGAACTCGACGGTGGTCTGCGATTGTAA
- a CDS encoding GIY-YIG nuclease family protein yields MNWSLYIIEASDKSLYTGIATDVERRFDEHLNCLKGAKYFNGRSPVRVVYREDGHTRSSASRREAEIKKLSRQEKELLIAAEPTLR; encoded by the coding sequence GTGAACTGGTCGCTATATATAATCGAAGCCAGCGATAAATCGCTCTATACCGGGATCGCCACCGACGTCGAGCGCCGTTTTGACGAACACCTCAATTGCCTTAAAGGCGCCAAGTATTTTAACGGACGCAGTCCGGTCAGGGTGGTTTATCGCGAAGACGGCCATACCCGCAGCAGCGCGAGCCGACGCGAAGCTGAAATTAAAAAACTATCGCGACAGGAAAAGGAACTTTTGATTGCCGCCGAACCAACACTCCGGTAA
- a CDS encoding adenylate/guanylate cyclase domain-containing protein: protein MTITWEEPPVNWIDERWFEQQRHFIKGPMISMTTVTNLEDRGTSSALDLELIFETRNLVGSFLAKRLLAAFEDKVRALLANAYQLIRAERPELFVSAYEPEPSSVDRALKLAEKIEASPYGHGLASKLVEHINQSQEVDLWTMRPIAIARRWSINTRDAIELFLQSVSDGMLESRWDVLCPRCRVSKSATSNLGELPRGVHCDACNIDFQSDFASNVELSFSPSPSIRSVEYGHYCRSGPGVTPHIKGQFTLPSGSSRSLPLSLQPGDYRVRTLEAGDELGLTWEQGPFPEIHVQDSSVKIAGDSPQGEIRMVNNGEVHRTIVIEEQSWLSDVLTAERATTMQAFRDLFSDQVLRPGDEVGIRNIVFAFTDLVGSSALFSRLGDAEAYHVVREHFSELGEIVRSNLGNIVKTAGDGIHAAFLTPDDALRASIEMQRAMPAFNQRFDTDDISIRIGLHHGSSISVTLNDRLDYYGEAVNLAARLEGLGAAGDITMSRKFASDPGVSAMLADYESREREEMLKGFAEPVGIVLIRP, encoded by the coding sequence ATGACAATTACCTGGGAGGAACCGCCGGTCAACTGGATCGACGAGCGCTGGTTCGAACAACAGCGTCATTTTATCAAGGGTCCCATGATCAGCATGACCACGGTCACCAACCTCGAAGACCGGGGGACGAGCAGCGCGCTCGACCTCGAGTTGATTTTTGAAACCCGCAATCTTGTCGGCAGCTTCCTGGCGAAGCGCCTGCTGGCCGCGTTCGAAGATAAGGTACGAGCCTTGCTCGCCAATGCCTATCAGCTTATCCGGGCCGAAAGACCCGAGCTGTTTGTTTCTGCTTACGAACCCGAACCGTCGTCGGTTGATCGCGCCTTGAAACTGGCTGAAAAAATCGAGGCTTCGCCGTACGGCCACGGATTGGCGTCAAAACTGGTCGAACACATCAACCAGAGCCAGGAAGTCGATCTCTGGACGATGCGGCCGATTGCAATAGCGCGCCGCTGGAGCATAAATACCCGTGACGCGATTGAACTGTTTTTGCAGTCGGTCAGCGACGGTATGCTGGAGTCACGCTGGGATGTGTTGTGTCCGCGTTGCCGGGTCTCGAAATCGGCAACATCAAACCTCGGCGAATTGCCGCGTGGCGTACATTGTGATGCCTGTAATATCGACTTCCAGTCGGACTTTGCCAGTAATGTGGAACTGAGTTTCAGCCCGAGCCCGTCGATTCGTTCGGTGGAATATGGGCATTATTGCCGCTCCGGTCCCGGCGTTACCCCACATATCAAGGGCCAATTCACATTGCCGTCTGGCTCAAGCCGCAGCCTGCCGTTGTCACTGCAGCCGGGAGACTATCGCGTCCGGACGCTCGAGGCGGGGGACGAACTTGGACTGACCTGGGAGCAGGGACCTTTCCCCGAGATTCATGTCCAGGATAGTTCGGTGAAGATAGCCGGGGACTCACCGCAAGGTGAAATCAGGATGGTCAACAACGGCGAGGTGCACAGAACCATCGTCATCGAAGAACAGAGCTGGCTGAGCGACGTGCTGACCGCCGAACGTGCTACCACGATGCAGGCGTTTCGCGACCTCTTCTCCGACCAGGTATTGAGGCCCGGGGATGAAGTCGGTATTCGAAATATCGTTTTTGCATTTACCGACCTGGTCGGTTCGTCGGCGCTATTCTCACGCCTGGGCGATGCCGAGGCATATCATGTGGTGCGGGAACATTTTTCAGAACTCGGTGAAATCGTGCGCAGCAACTTGGGGAATATCGTAAAAACGGCCGGCGACGGCATCCACGCTGCATTTCTGACGCCCGACGATGCGCTGCGCGCGTCGATCGAGATGCAGCGGGCAATGCCCGCATTCAATCAGCGCTTCGACACCGACGATATCTCCATCCGCATTGGCCTGCATCACGGCAGCAGTATCTCGGTGACGCTGAACGATCGTCTCGATTATTATGGCGAAGCAGTCAACCTGGCTGCACGGCTCGAGGGTCTGGGCGCTGCTGGTGATATCACCATGTCCAGGAAGTTTGCCAGTGATCCGGGGGTTAGTGCTATGCTCGCCGACTACGAGTCGCGTGAACGCGAAGAAATGCTGAAAGGATTCGCCGAACCGGTTGGAATCGTGCTAATAAGACCCTGA
- a CDS encoding DUF3750 domain-containing protein, translated as MRFVKPLLVVVLLGGILMSVSGQGDWRTASRESAGIAPDPAVTSEAVLHVYGADAWGWRGWFAIHTWIAAKRKDEDFYTLYDVVGWRGYSGRGVMGIHRDIPDRHWYGARPRLLKAHRGEQAESLIDAVDAAARLYPWKKTYRAFPGPNSNTFTAWVAQQVPELELELPFSAIGSGFVNRNQP; from the coding sequence ATGCGTTTCGTCAAGCCACTCCTGGTTGTTGTCCTGTTGGGCGGTATTTTAATGAGCGTCTCCGGGCAGGGTGACTGGCGTACCGCCAGCCGTGAGTCAGCGGGGATTGCGCCGGATCCCGCTGTCACCAGCGAGGCGGTTTTGCACGTCTATGGTGCTGATGCCTGGGGCTGGCGAGGCTGGTTCGCGATTCATACCTGGATTGCGGCCAAGCGCAAGGACGAAGACTTTTATACCCTCTATGACGTGGTCGGCTGGCGCGGATACAGCGGGCGAGGGGTCATGGGTATTCACCGCGATATCCCCGACCGGCACTGGTACGGCGCCAGGCCGCGGCTGCTCAAGGCACACCGGGGAGAACAGGCCGAATCGCTGATCGACGCGGTCGACGCGGCGGCCCGGCTATACCCGTGGAAAAAGACTTACCGTGCCTTCCCGGGGCCGAACAGCAACACCTTCACTGCATGGGTTGCACAACAGGTGCCAGAACTCGAGCTTGAGTTACCTTTCTCAGCGATCGGCAGCGGTTTCGTCAATCGCAACCAGCCCTGA
- a CDS encoding alpha-ketoglutarate-dependent dioxygenase AlkB — protein sequence MYDLLNEFEIDNLPLPDADLLLWRQVDFGRSYESLLQELIDTTDWRQEQITVYGKPYLQPRLSAWHGDLSYSYSGIRLEPEPWTPTLLDIKTRVEALTDQAFNSVLLNYYRDQNDSMGMHSDDERELGRRPAIASLSLGEQRNFLLKHKSRKDLKTVKLTLAAGSLLLMQGNTQQHWRHGINKERKPCGPRLNLTFRAIISSNRGRRDK from the coding sequence ATGTACGATCTGTTAAACGAATTTGAAATCGATAATTTACCCCTGCCCGACGCCGATCTGCTGTTATGGCGGCAGGTGGATTTCGGTCGATCTTACGAATCGTTGCTGCAGGAATTGATCGATACCACCGACTGGCGCCAGGAACAAATCACCGTCTACGGCAAGCCTTACCTGCAGCCCCGCCTGAGCGCCTGGCACGGTGATTTATCCTACAGCTATTCCGGCATCAGGCTCGAACCCGAACCGTGGACCCCGACCCTGCTTGATATCAAGACACGCGTGGAGGCGCTAACCGACCAGGCATTCAACAGTGTGCTACTCAATTATTATCGTGATCAAAACGACAGCATGGGGATGCACAGCGACGATGAACGCGAACTGGGTCGACGGCCGGCCATCGCCTCGCTCAGTCTCGGTGAACAACGCAACTTTTTGCTGAAACATAAATCACGCAAGGATTTGAAAACCGTCAAGCTGACCTTAGCTGCGGGTAGCCTGCTACTGATGCAGGGAAACACCCAGCAACACTGGCGGCACGGAATCAACAAGGAAAGAAAGCCCTGTGGTCCGCGCCTGAACCTGACCTTCAGAGCAATCATCTCCTCCAACCGGGGGCGGCGAGATAAATGA
- a CDS encoding 4a-hydroxytetrahydrobiopterin dehydratase, whose protein sequence is MFDLSKQSCEACRADAPKVSDEELKALMPNIPDWSVVVVDGIMQLAREFEFRNFEQAIAFTNRVGEIAEAEDHHPAILTEWGKVTVTWWSHKIRGLHKNDLIMAARTDEVYEV, encoded by the coding sequence ATGTTTGATTTAAGTAAGCAGAGCTGCGAAGCCTGTCGTGCGGATGCACCCAAAGTCAGCGATGAAGAACTCAAGGCATTGATGCCTAATATTCCCGACTGGAGCGTCGTTGTGGTCGATGGCATTATGCAGCTCGCGCGCGAGTTCGAGTTCAGGAATTTCGAGCAGGCGATCGCCTTCACCAACCGTGTCGGAGAAATTGCCGAAGCTGAGGATCACCACCCCGCAATATTAACCGAGTGGGGCAAGGTTACCGTGACCTGGTGGAGCCACAAGATCAGGGGTTTACATAAAAATGACCTGATCATGGCGGCGCGCACGGACGAGGTCTATGAGGTTTAA